A genomic segment from Paenibacillus sp. FSL K6-1096 encodes:
- a CDS encoding Yip1 family protein has product MPFLKDIKYSLHVAVHPFDGFWDLKYENKGKLRMAAGILFALTLTMIVKRQYVGYVVNYNHPLELNSINELKYIVFPFLLWCLANWSLTTLMDGEGKFKEIVITTGYALLPLILVNIPNILLSNMITLREASFYYLLDSLATLWFLWLLFIGTMTVHQYTVLKTITTMLLTLAVVGIIIFLGLLFFNLIQQIVSFVYTIYQELSLRG; this is encoded by the coding sequence ATGCCGTTTCTTAAGGATATTAAATATTCACTGCATGTAGCAGTGCACCCCTTTGACGGATTCTGGGATCTGAAATACGAGAACAAAGGGAAGCTGCGCATGGCGGCAGGCATTCTGTTCGCACTTACCCTGACCATGATCGTGAAGCGCCAGTACGTGGGCTATGTGGTCAATTACAATCACCCGCTGGAGCTGAACAGCATCAATGAGCTGAAATATATCGTTTTCCCGTTTCTGCTCTGGTGTCTGGCCAACTGGTCGCTGACGACCCTGATGGACGGTGAGGGCAAATTCAAGGAGATCGTGATCACGACGGGCTACGCGCTGCTGCCGCTAATTCTGGTTAACATTCCCAATATTCTGCTCAGCAATATGATTACGCTGCGTGAGGCTTCCTTTTATTATCTGCTGGATTCGCTGGCTACGCTATGGTTCCTGTGGCTGCTGTTCATCGGGACAATGACGGTGCATCAGTATACGGTGCTCAAGACGATTACAACGATGCTGCTGACGCTGGCCGTGGTGGGCATCATTATTTTCCTGGGCCTGCTGTTCTTCAATCTGATCCAGCAAATTGTCAGTTTTGTCTACACCATCTATCAGGAGCTGTCCCTGCGCGGATAA
- a CDS encoding extracellular solute-binding protein, which produces MSLSRRGLHRTLVMVMLVSMLALPAASAEPPAAGIEAQGTETQGEAGSSQVAQQLTEGSYDSYLQQYQGEAQPREEIIIKGADYIDAEGMTPKLLTGLGGETGRYVKTEESGSVQWQLDVPESGLYHISVRYFPVEGKSSDIERELRIDGKLPFDSARNLTFGRIWVNESDEIRKDNRGNDLRPRQVESPSWQETLLRDTEGYYEEPYQFYFPAGRHTLTMISGREPMVIDYIKLHSYEPPAVYAEVKQSYEAQGYKATSGHTVKIQGEDAAYKSSPTLYPITDRSSPSTEPYDVSKIRMNTIGGNNWRVPGQWIAWEVAVPEDGLYHITVKGRQELLRGIYSTRSLRIDGEIPFKEMLQIPFYYDSDWQMNKLGNPEEPYLFYLSKGKHELQLEVSLGAIAPLLRQVEASVLEINAMYRKILMITGNVPDPYRDYKLDEQIPDMVSVFREQSNILYSVSEELVRLTGEKSDKTATLNKAAYQLADMADKPETVQKRLSQFKINVGSVGSWILEVREQPLEIDYLLLTSPDVKLPKADSSVFRKIGHEVSSFTHSFFEDYNTIGNTSENGETIDVWIGTGRDQAQVLKAMIDDTFTPLTGIGVNLKLVNPDVLLRASLAGEGPDVAMQVGNDMPVNFGMRQAAEDLSGYPGYAEVVKQFRDSALVPYRYGDQVFALPEQQIFNMLFYRKDILQELNLQPPQTWDDVYAMIPVLQKHRMDMALPLAQTTGVPVLEVNRAYAMLLYQMGGSFYLQDGAKSGLDTETGLAAFKNWTNFYTSYKLPLIFDFPMRFRTGEMPVGIQDYTFYNYLTVSAPEIKGLWEFVPVPGTKQPDGSIRRDVASGGTAALMLKQAKNKNAAWEFMKWWVGKDSQVRFGREMEGLMGAAARYPTANVEALQELPWPTRDYKSLEEQWQWVQGVPEVPGGYFTGRHLDNALREVINNGTNTADALYDYVQEIDYEIAQKRAEFHLE; this is translated from the coding sequence ATGTCATTATCCCGCCGGGGGCTTCACCGGACACTTGTAATGGTCATGCTGGTCTCCATGCTGGCCCTGCCCGCAGCAAGTGCAGAGCCGCCTGCTGCCGGGATTGAGGCGCAAGGGACTGAGACGCAAGGGGAAGCGGGCAGCTCGCAGGTGGCGCAGCAGCTCACTGAGGGCAGCTATGACAGTTACCTGCAGCAATATCAGGGCGAGGCGCAGCCCCGCGAAGAAATCATCATTAAGGGAGCCGACTACATAGACGCCGAAGGCATGACCCCGAAGCTGCTGACGGGGCTGGGCGGCGAGACGGGGAGATATGTGAAGACCGAGGAGAGCGGCTCGGTGCAGTGGCAGCTCGATGTACCGGAGTCCGGGCTCTACCATATCAGCGTGCGGTATTTCCCGGTCGAGGGCAAAAGCTCGGATATCGAACGCGAGCTGCGGATTGACGGCAAGCTGCCCTTCGACAGTGCCCGCAATCTGACCTTCGGCCGGATCTGGGTCAATGAGAGCGATGAGATCCGCAAGGATAACCGGGGCAATGATCTCAGACCGCGCCAGGTGGAGTCGCCGTCCTGGCAGGAGACGCTGCTGCGAGATACGGAGGGGTATTATGAGGAGCCGTATCAATTCTATTTCCCGGCCGGACGTCACACCTTGACGATGATCTCGGGCAGGGAGCCGATGGTCATCGATTATATCAAGCTGCACAGCTATGAACCGCCAGCGGTCTATGCAGAGGTCAAGCAGAGCTACGAAGCTCAAGGGTACAAAGCAACCAGCGGCCATACGGTGAAGATTCAGGGCGAAGACGCCGCTTATAAATCCTCTCCAACCCTATACCCGATTACGGACCGCTCCAGCCCTTCGACAGAGCCTTACGATGTCTCCAAAATCCGCATGAACACCATCGGCGGGAACAACTGGCGGGTGCCGGGGCAGTGGATTGCCTGGGAGGTAGCGGTGCCGGAGGACGGCCTCTACCATATCACGGTCAAGGGCAGGCAGGAGCTGCTTAGAGGCATCTATTCCACACGCTCCCTGCGGATTGACGGAGAGATTCCTTTTAAGGAAATGCTGCAAATCCCGTTCTACTATGATTCGGACTGGCAGATGAATAAGCTGGGGAATCCGGAGGAGCCTTATTTGTTCTATCTGAGCAAAGGTAAACATGAATTGCAGCTGGAGGTCAGCCTCGGAGCGATTGCTCCGCTGCTGCGCCAGGTGGAAGCCAGTGTGCTTGAGATCAATGCCATGTACCGGAAAATTCTGATGATTACAGGCAATGTGCCTGATCCGTACCGCGATTACAAGCTGGATGAGCAGATCCCGGATATGGTCTCCGTATTCCGCGAGCAGAGCAACATTCTGTATAGCGTATCGGAGGAGCTGGTCCGGCTGACCGGAGAGAAGAGCGATAAGACCGCAACGTTGAATAAAGCGGCCTATCAGCTGGCGGACATGGCCGACAAGCCGGAAACGGTACAGAAACGGCTGTCCCAGTTCAAAATCAATGTCGGCAGCGTCGGCTCCTGGATTCTGGAGGTGCGGGAGCAGCCGCTGGAGATTGATTATCTGCTGCTGACCTCGCCGGATGTGAAGCTGCCGAAGGCGGACTCTTCCGTATTCCGGAAGATCGGTCATGAGGTGTCATCCTTCACCCATTCGTTCTTCGAGGACTACAACACGATCGGCAATACCTCGGAGAACGGAGAGACCATTGATGTGTGGATCGGAACCGGCCGTGACCAGGCGCAGGTGCTGAAGGCAATGATCGATGATACATTTACCCCGCTGACCGGCATCGGGGTCAATCTGAAGCTGGTGAACCCGGATGTGCTGCTGCGCGCCTCGCTGGCCGGGGAAGGCCCGGATGTGGCGATGCAGGTCGGCAATGATATGCCGGTGAACTTCGGAATGCGCCAGGCGGCGGAGGACCTGTCGGGATATCCCGGCTATGCGGAGGTGGTGAAGCAGTTCAGAGACAGTGCGCTGGTGCCTTACCGGTACGGTGACCAGGTCTTCGCCCTGCCGGAGCAGCAGATCTTCAACATGCTGTTCTACCGCAAGGATATTCTGCAGGAGCTGAATCTGCAGCCGCCGCAGACCTGGGACGATGTGTACGCGATGATCCCGGTGCTGCAGAAGCACCGGATGGATATGGCGCTGCCGCTGGCCCAGACGACCGGCGTGCCGGTGCTGGAGGTTAACCGCGCTTATGCGATGCTGCTCTACCAGATGGGCGGGTCCTTTTATCTGCAGGACGGGGCCAAAAGCGGGCTCGATACAGAGACAGGGCTGGCTGCCTTCAAGAACTGGACCAACTTCTACACCAGCTACAAGCTGCCGCTGATCTTCGACTTCCCGATGCGCTTCCGCACCGGCGAGATGCCGGTCGGGATTCAGGATTATACCTTCTATAACTATCTGACGGTGTCCGCGCCGGAGATTAAGGGACTATGGGAATTCGTTCCCGTTCCAGGCACGAAGCAGCCGGATGGCAGTATCCGCAGGGATGTGGCCAGCGGCGGCACGGCGGCGCTGATGCTGAAGCAGGCCAAGAATAAAAATGCCGCCTGGGAATTCATGAAATGGTGGGTCGGCAAGGATTCGCAGGTCCGCTTCGGGCGGGAAATGGAGGGGCTTATGGGCGCGGCTGCGCGGTATCCGACCGCCAATGTTGAAGCGCTTCAAGAGCTGCCGTGGCCGACCCGCGATTACAAGAGTCTGGAGGAGCAGTGGCAATGGGTGCAGGGTGTGCCGGAGGTGCCGGGCGGCTATTTCACCGGGCGTCATCTCGACAATGCCTTGCGCGAGGTGATCAACAATGGCACGAATACGGCCGATGCCCTGTACGACTATGTGCAGGAGATCGATTATGAGATCGCTCAGAAGCGAGCCGAGTTCCATTTGGAATGA
- a CDS encoding carbohydrate ABC transporter permease, whose protein sequence is MKLVLPLHKKVNRSWQVDALLFLALAGFGSFMAIPLIYVVNNAFKPLDELFIFPPTLFVRNATLENFANLFQVMKNSWVPFSRYIFNTVFITAAGTAGHILLASAAAYPLAKHKFRGSKVLFTVVVLSLMFSPHVTAIPNYMIMSALGWMDTYQAVIVPAFAYPLGLYLMKQFMEQIPDALLEAAKIDGASEYRIFWQVVMPLVKPAWLTLLILMMQMLWGTDGGSFIYSEQLKTLHYAMGQIIQGGIARAGVGAAVAVIMMSVPIVTFILSQSNVIQTMASSGMKD, encoded by the coding sequence ATGAAGCTGGTCTTACCTCTGCATAAAAAAGTAAACCGCTCCTGGCAGGTGGACGCGCTGCTGTTCCTGGCCCTGGCCGGATTCGGGTCGTTCATGGCGATTCCGTTAATTTATGTGGTTAACAATGCGTTCAAGCCGCTGGATGAGCTGTTTATTTTCCCGCCTACGCTGTTTGTCAGGAATGCGACGCTGGAGAACTTCGCCAACCTGTTCCAGGTGATGAAGAATTCCTGGGTGCCGTTCTCCAGATATATCTTCAACACCGTATTCATTACAGCAGCCGGAACCGCCGGGCATATCCTGCTGGCCTCAGCAGCGGCTTACCCGCTGGCGAAGCATAAATTCCGCGGGTCCAAGGTGCTGTTCACCGTCGTGGTGCTGTCGCTGATGTTCTCGCCGCATGTCACAGCGATTCCTAATTATATGATTATGTCCGCGCTGGGCTGGATGGACACCTACCAGGCGGTTATTGTTCCCGCCTTCGCTTATCCGCTGGGCCTGTACCTGATGAAGCAGTTCATGGAGCAGATCCCGGATGCGCTGCTGGAGGCGGCGAAGATTGACGGGGCCAGCGAATACCGCATCTTCTGGCAGGTGGTGATGCCGCTGGTGAAGCCGGCCTGGCTGACGCTGTTAATCCTGATGATGCAGATGCTGTGGGGGACAGACGGCGGCAGCTTCATCTACAGCGAGCAGCTCAAGACGCTGCATTATGCCATGGGGCAGATTATCCAGGGCGGGATTGCCCGTGCAGGCGTCGGGGCGGCGGTAGCGGTAATTATGATGTCCGTGCCGATTGTGACGTTTATCCTGTCGCAGAGCAATGTGATCCAGACGATGGCTTCGTCCGGCATGAAGGACTAG
- a CDS encoding sugar ABC transporter permease, whose translation MQKVKNTANPLIQPRLSPSRLRNYWELFGRDVRRDKHLYVLLAPYMVLFMLFTVLPVIISVLFSFTHFNMLEMPRWIGWENYSKLLWNDDVFLIGVKNTLIFSVVTGPVSYIACFLFAWLINELNPKLRAFMTLVFFAPSISGNVFFIWQIIFSSDSYGIINGLLMQLGVIYEPVQWLQDPKYMLGIIMLVQLWLSLGTSFLAFIAGLQTVDKTLYEAGAVDGVKNRWQELWYITLPSMRPQLMFGAVIQITASLAVADVAMALAGFPSVQYGAHTIVTHLVDYGTIRFEMGYASAIATVLFVLMLGSNLIVQKLLKRVGE comes from the coding sequence GTGCAGAAAGTGAAAAATACGGCCAACCCCTTGATCCAGCCCCGGCTGAGCCCTTCCAGGCTGCGTAATTACTGGGAATTGTTCGGCAGGGACGTACGGCGGGATAAGCATCTGTACGTGCTGCTGGCTCCTTATATGGTGCTGTTTATGTTATTTACCGTGCTTCCGGTTATCATCTCGGTTCTTTTCAGCTTTACCCACTTCAACATGCTGGAGATGCCGCGCTGGATCGGCTGGGAGAATTACTCCAAGCTGCTCTGGAACGATGATGTGTTCCTGATCGGAGTGAAGAATACGCTGATTTTCTCCGTCGTGACCGGACCGGTCAGCTATATCGCCTGCTTCCTGTTTGCGTGGCTGATCAATGAGCTGAATCCGAAGCTGCGGGCGTTTATGACGCTGGTGTTTTTTGCACCGTCGATCTCGGGGAATGTGTTCTTCATCTGGCAGATTATCTTCTCCAGTGACTCCTACGGGATTATCAACGGCCTGCTGATGCAGCTTGGCGTGATCTATGAGCCGGTTCAGTGGCTGCAGGACCCGAAGTATATGCTGGGGATCATCATGCTGGTACAGCTCTGGCTCAGCCTGGGGACCAGCTTCCTGGCCTTCATTGCCGGGCTGCAGACCGTTGACAAGACGCTGTATGAAGCAGGGGCGGTGGATGGTGTCAAAAACCGCTGGCAGGAGCTGTGGTACATTACCCTGCCTTCGATGCGGCCGCAGCTGATGTTCGGTGCGGTGATCCAGATTACCGCTTCGCTTGCAGTTGCCGATGTGGCGATGGCTCTCGCGGGCTTCCCGAGCGTGCAGTACGGGGCGCATACGATCGTCACCCACCTGGTGGATTACGGGACGATCCGGTTCGAGATGGGCTATGCCTCGGCGATTGCCACCGTGCTGTTCGTGCTGATGCTGGGCAGCAATCTGATTGTTCAAAAGCTGCTGAAGAGGGTGGGTGAATAA
- a CDS encoding gluconolactonase, whose translation MRIKSAMLVLLSVLLLACLCSRPAEAAPYDGYTYSYWGEAVRSPIAYLPSRAITGLEAGTGAWTAPGDLFVSPEGLLYVLDSGNGRIVVLDQEWTTVRVIAGFRNGGKDERFNNPEGLFVTKEGRIYVADTENRRLVELDSAGRFIREIGAPKADVIGDNFEYFPRKVIVDKAGRIYVVGRGVYEGLIEFDNDGQFTGFMGTNRVQFDPVDLFWKSVSTKEQREKMVQFIPLEFNNADADEDGFIYTTTVDKKTFSPVKRLNPSGIDVLRVNGETAPIGDLSLERSAFVDIDVVPSGVYRTLDATRGRIFTYNEDGNLLYVIGQLGSQLGTFKNPAAVESYGNAIYVLDRDLGRITEFKVTRFGSMVNEANQLYSSGKHNEAARLWQEVLKLDANYEMAYVGIGKSLLRQGEYKEAMKYLKLGNDREYYSKALGKYRREYMREHFSVYMTGIIVVLLGGAAAVRLVKRPRQKGVVRDAVS comes from the coding sequence TTGAGAATAAAGTCAGCGATGCTGGTACTGCTATCGGTGCTGCTGCTGGCCTGCCTGTGTTCAAGGCCGGCGGAGGCCGCACCGTATGACGGGTATACCTATTCTTACTGGGGCGAGGCGGTGAGGTCGCCGATTGCTTATCTTCCTTCGCGGGCGATCACGGGGCTGGAAGCCGGAACGGGCGCCTGGACCGCCCCGGGCGACCTGTTCGTCTCCCCGGAGGGGCTGCTCTATGTGCTCGATTCCGGGAACGGGCGGATTGTCGTGCTGGATCAGGAGTGGACCACTGTCCGGGTCATTGCAGGCTTCCGCAACGGAGGCAAGGACGAGCGCTTCAACAACCCGGAGGGCCTGTTCGTTACGAAGGAAGGCCGGATCTATGTGGCGGACACCGAGAACCGGCGGCTGGTGGAGCTGGATAGCGCCGGACGCTTCATCCGGGAGATTGGAGCGCCGAAGGCGGACGTGATCGGCGACAATTTTGAATATTTTCCCCGCAAGGTGATCGTAGACAAGGCCGGGCGTATCTACGTCGTCGGCAGGGGGGTCTATGAAGGGCTGATCGAATTCGACAACGACGGGCAATTCACGGGCTTCATGGGCACCAACCGGGTGCAGTTCGATCCGGTGGATCTCTTCTGGAAGTCGGTCTCCACCAAGGAGCAGCGGGAGAAGATGGTGCAGTTCATTCCGCTGGAATTCAACAACGCCGATGCTGATGAGGACGGCTTCATCTACACCACGACGGTGGACAAAAAAACCTTCTCCCCGGTCAAACGGCTGAATCCCTCCGGCATCGACGTGCTGAGAGTGAACGGGGAGACCGCGCCAATCGGCGACCTGAGCCTGGAGCGTTCGGCCTTCGTCGATATTGATGTGGTGCCAAGCGGTGTCTACCGGACGCTGGATGCTACGCGCGGGCGGATCTTCACCTACAATGAGGACGGCAATCTGCTGTATGTGATCGGCCAATTGGGCAGTCAGCTCGGCACGTTCAAGAACCCGGCGGCGGTGGAGAGCTATGGCAACGCTATTTATGTGCTGGACCGCGATCTGGGGAGAATTACCGAGTTCAAGGTTACCCGGTTCGGCAGCATGGTGAATGAAGCCAACCAGCTGTACAGCTCCGGCAAGCATAACGAAGCCGCCAGGCTGTGGCAGGAGGTGCTGAAGCTGGATGCCAACTATGAGATGGCCTATGTGGGCATCGGCAAGTCGCTGCTGCGCCAGGGCGAATACAAAGAGGCTATGAAGTACCTGAAGCTCGGTAATGACCGGGAATATTATTCCAAGGCGCTGGGCAAATACCGGCGGGAGTATATGCGTGAGCATTTCAGTGTCTATATGACCGGAATCATTGTTGTGCTGCTGGGGGGCGCTGCGGCGGTCCGCCTGGTGAAGCGGCCAAGACAGAAGGGGGTGGTCCGGGATGCCGTTTCTTAA